The Desulfatibacillum aliphaticivorans DSM 15576 DNA window TCCATGCAGGAAATGGGTATTTTGACCAAGACCGTGGAGCAAAGCATTGAAATATTGAAAAAAGTGATGAACCCGGATGGATTTAACGTCGGCCTGAACCTGGGCAAGGTGGCCGGCGCAGGCGTGGAGGAGCACCTGCACTTCCATATCGTACCCCGGTGGTTTGGCGATGTAAACGCCTTGACTGTGTTTGCTGACGTGAGGGTTATTCCCGAACACATTCTGGCGACGCACGCCAATTTAAAGCCCCATTTCGATAAATTGGACCCCAAAACCTGGGAATAGCCGGGTTAGGGGGCGAAAAATCGCAAAAAACCCGGCCCCATTCCAGGCCGGATCAATCCCTCAATGGAGGAAAGTTATGAAGGTTATTAAGGGAGGCCTTGCCGGAGTTATTGTCGCCTTGTGCATCATGGTGATCTACCAAAACGCGGAGTTTTTAAAAACCACCTATTCCTTGGGCGTGGACTTCAAACTTTCCGATGCTTGGGTGTTTCATACTCCTGAGCTGCCCAACGGCGTTTTCCTGCTGATCACTCTGTTTGTCGGCGTGATCGTGGGATACGGCGTCACCCTGCCCGGATGGATGCGCAACAAAAAACTCATCCGCCAGAGCGGTGAGGAAGTTCGCGCCTTGCGCTCTCAGGTTGAAAAGCTGAAAAACAGGCCGGCCCCCAGCTTCTCCCTGGATTCGGAGGCAGAAAGCGCGGCTGATGAAAGCACAGCGCCCGCCGATGCCTCAGCAGAGGAAAAGGACAACCAGGAAGCAGCCACTCAGTAAATTAATGGAGGACCGGCAAACCCAGCCCCATGAGCGCCCCAAAAGTAACTCCCATGGTACGCCAGTACCTATCCATTAAGGCGGAACATCCTGATTCAATTCTATTTTTCAGGATGGGCGATTTCTACGAAATGTTCTTCGAGGATGCCGAGAAAGCCTCCAAGGCGCTCGACATCACCTTAACTTCCCGAAATAAAAACGACCCGGACCCCGTACCCATGTGCGGGGTCCCACATCATTCTGCAAACGGATATGTGGCCCGGTTGGTGGAGCAGGGCTTCAAGGTGGCCATTTGCGATCAGGTGCAGGACCCTTCCGAAGCCAAAGGCCTGGTGGAGCGAAAAGTGGTTCAGGTGGTTACGCCCGGTATGCAGCTGGACGGCAGATACCTGGACGCCAGCCAGAATAATTTCGTATGCGCCGCCGTCGCCGGCAGGGGAGGCGTAGGCCTTGCTTTTTTGGACATCTCCACGGGCGCTTTTCTGGTCACCCAGGTGACCACGCCCGAATCCGCGTTTCAGGAAATCCTCCGCATGGGCCCCAAGGAACTGGTCCTGCCGGAGAAATTCGAAGAAAACGCCCGGGCCGCCGCAGCCATGCGCATGGCGGACCAGTTGCCCACTTCCCGCTTGGAAAGCAAGGACTTTGAAAACGCCAGGACCAGGGACAGGCTGCTGGAGCACTTTAAAA harbors:
- a CDS encoding HIT family protein, giving the protein MKTMWAPWRIEYILGEKEEGCVFCLAKDVNTELTLFVGDQTMVVMNKFPYSNAHLLVCPIRHISRLDQLSMQEMGILTKTVEQSIEILKKVMNPDGFNVGLNLGKVAGAGVEEHLHFHIVPRWFGDVNALTVFADVRVIPEHILATHANLKPHFDKLDPKTWE
- a CDS encoding LapA family protein, encoding MKVIKGGLAGVIVALCIMVIYQNAEFLKTTYSLGVDFKLSDAWVFHTPELPNGVFLLITLFVGVIVGYGVTLPGWMRNKKLIRQSGEEVRALRSQVEKLKNRPAPSFSLDSEAESAADESTAPADASAEEKDNQEAATQ